The Candidatus Thermoplasmatota archaeon genomic sequence AAAGAATAACACCTTTTGGGACAAGTGCAAAAGTCGATGCACCAAAAAAATACATAGGCAAACGAGCCTATGTTATCATCCTTAAAGACTGATTATGGAATTCTGTCCCAATGTCCCTTGTTAAACAAATCTTATAAATTGCATTGATATTACCATTTACTAATCACTAAGGGGCATCACTATGGGCTTTGAAATGCAAATTGTCAGTAACACTCCGATTGTCGGAGAAGATGATCTTGATTCTGTTGCACGGCAATTCTTTCAACAAATCGGATATCTCTCAAAAGGTTCAGATCCTGAGATTCCCTACAAGATTTT encodes the following:
- a CDS encoding DUF2080 family transposase-associated protein, with the translated sequence MTPFGTSAKVDAPKKYIGKRAYVIILKD